AGTAATACACAAAATCATTAAGCAACTCACCAACTCCCCTCATGACAAAGATGGGGCCAAGCAGCTCATAGATCTTTAACAATCTCAATGCCCATGGAGTTGGCTGTGCCAATGATTGACTTGCACAGCGCCTCGAGTGACATGTGCTTGCAGTAGGGATCAGATTGCTTCAATTTCGCGATCTCGTAGACATGGCGAAGTGAAAGGGATGACACTACAGTGTGCCCTGGACGGCCGCTGGCTGTCTCAATCCCGGCGGCCTTCTTGAGGAACCATGAGACAGATGGTGACTTGACTACAAACTCGAATGTGCTGTCCTTGTAGGCAGTTAAGGTAACCTGCATAGGA
Above is a window of Oryza sativa Japonica Group chromosome 10, ASM3414082v1 DNA encoding:
- the LOC4348843 gene encoding large ribosomal subunit protein uL11m — protein: MATTLKDAVARKPVLATIRLIVPAGAARPAPPVGPALGFYRLNLMAFCKDFNARTQKYKAETPMQVTLTAYKDSTFEFVVKSPSVSWFLKKAAGIETASGRPGHTVVSSLSLRHVYEIAKLKQSDPYCKHMSLEALCKSIIGTANSMGIEIVKDL